The Peromyscus maniculatus bairdii isolate BWxNUB_F1_BW_parent chromosome 6, HU_Pman_BW_mat_3.1, whole genome shotgun sequence genome has a segment encoding these proteins:
- the LOC102905243 gene encoding GON-4-like protein isoform X26 yields MKKSSSKPQPEVERLKPQKETVHQALILDTAQRSRLQQQMQQHVQLLTQIHLLTTSNPNLSSEASTTRVFLKELGTFAENSIALHQQFNPKFQTLFQPCNWMGAMQLIEDFAHVSVDCIPHKTVKKTASEFPCLPKQVAWILATNKVFMYPELLPICSLKANNPRDKIIFTKAEDNLLALGLKHFEGTEFPKPLISKYLVTCKTAHQLTVRIKNLNQNRAPNNVIKFYKKTKQLPVLMRCCEETQPQQWKPPVEKEEHRLPFWLKASVQSIQDELRKTAEGVEEGATVPRATEAGTDQHLEKACPELGSETRYPLLMPKGVVLKLKPDSKRFIRKALRLNRPLVQKPLLIQPSPCVQPGFNPGKIATWSTQSEVLPGNIVVQIPHLIQPATVLQPLPGFSSVAVSGEHSFESSAALPTMPSGPEARTSFPLSESQSPLPSSSAPKIMLPSLAPSKFRKPYVRRKPTRRKGTKVSPCVKAAPIIHPTPVIFTVPAATVKVVSLPSGCNVIQPVNAAVAPNPQTIPITTLLVNPTSFPCPLNQPLVASSISPLIVSSNPLTLPVPSVPEDKVQVNLDIAEEKNAPQNPDSTSNSQELTPLCATVFSKEDPRPWCSSSGMESQETSSESSACGWAIVKTENQEASSESSACGWTGVKMESQEGSSESSACAWTGVKIESQEGSSESSACGWTGVKMESQEGSSESSACGWTGVKMESQEGSSESSACGWTGVKMESQEGSSESSACAWTGVKMESQEGSSESSACAWTGVKMESQEGSSESSACTWTGVKTESQEGSSESTACGWTGVKMESQEGSSESSAYGWTGVKMESQEGSSESSACAWTGVKTESQEGSSESSACAWTGVKMESQEGSSESSACGWTGVKMESQEGSSESSAYGWTGVKMESQEGSSESSSYGWTGVKNEEDGQALESLPLSLQLSLNSTSKDLEEMVKMEAEDRVEEMSSTFPEQDIGEKVKEEYSMELDRGSPQEKPSSARERRREAVVQTEETRAASSLSVSQEPPEEGSPSGEASRGLPRGTPSSVEQETVLSRPPGKAEDSAIADSQSVGTPAGPDTGGEKDGPEEEEEEDFDDLTQDEEDELSSASEESVLSVPELQETMEKLTWLASERSMSQEGESEEENSQEENSEPEEEEEEEAEGMEALQKEDEVNDEAVGDAAEKPPSTSASPKTAPEVESSISPAGGTVHMLICPHMSTWCDDIIVPTPPHTHRTNTGVYNSVCALMDLHGPVTCVESSNYCVESSCIGGNTILHEL; encoded by the exons atgaaaaaatcttCCTCCAAACCACAGCCTGAAGTGGAGAGGCTGAAACCTCAGAAGGAGACGGTCCATCAGGCTCTGATTCTAGACACAGCACAGAGGAGCAGGCTTCAGCAGCAGATGCAGCAG catGTGCAGCTCTTGACACAAATCCACCTTCTCACCACCTCCAACCCCAACCTCAGCTCCGAGGCCAGCACCACCAGAGTATTTCTG AAAGAGCTGGGAACCTTTGCAGAGAACTCCATCGCCCTTCACCAGCAGTTCAACCCCAAGTTTCAGACCTTGTTCCAGCCCTGTAACTGGATGGGAGCTATGCAGCTCATTGAAGACTTCGCACATGTCAGCGTTGACTGCATTCCTCATAAAACGGTCAAGAAGACTG CCAGTGAATTTCCCTGTTTGCCAAAGCAAGTTGCTTGGATCCTGGCCACAAACAAGGTTTTCATGTATCCAGAGCTTCTTCCAATATGTTCACTGAAGGCAAATAATCCTCGGGATAAGATCATCTTTACCAAGGCTGAGGACAA TCTGTTAGCTTTAGGACTGAAGCACTTCGAAGGCACTGAGTTCCCTAAACCTCTAATCAGCAAGTACCTTGTAACTTGTAAGACCGCTCACCAGCTGACGGTGAGGATCAAGAACCTCAACCAGAACAGAGCTCCTAACAACGTGATTAAA TTTTATAAGAAGACCAAACAGCTGCCAGTTCTGATGaggtgctgtgaagagacccagCCACAGCAGTGGAAGCCTCCCGTAGAGAAGGAGGAACACCGGCTCCCATTCTGGTTAAAG GCCAGTGTACAGTCCATTCAGGATGAACTTCGGAAAACAGCTGAAGGCGTTGAGGAAGGAGCAACTGTGCCCAGAGCCACAGAAGCCGGCACAGATCAGCACTTAGAGAAAGCCTGCCCTGAATTGGGGAGTGAAACTCGATACCCACTGCTGATGCCCAAGGGCGTAGTCCTCAAGTTGAAGCCAGATTCCAAGCGTTTCATCAGAAAAGCTTTGCGATTGAACCGGCCATTGGTCCAGAAGCCCCTTCTTATCCAGCCCAGCCCCTGTGTTCAGCCTGGGTTCAACCCAGGGAAAATAGCAACCTGGTCAACTCAATCAGAAGTCCTCCCAGGAAACATAGTGGTCCAGATTCCCCATCTGATCCAGCCAGCCACTGTCCTACAGCCCCTTCCTGGTTTCTCTTCAGTGGCGGTCAGCGGAGAACATAGTTTTGAGTCTTCTGCAGCACTGCCTACTATGCCCTCCGGTCCTGAAGCCAGGACCAGCTTCCCCCTGTCTGAGTCTCAGTCACCACTGCCTTCTTCCTCTGCACCCAAGATAATGCTACCCTCACTGGCCCCTTCGAAATTTCGAAAGCCATATGTGAGGCGGAAGCCtacaagaagaaaaggaaccaagGTTTCTCCCTGTGTGAAAGCTGCCCCCATCATCCACCCCACACCTGTCATCTTCACGGTTCCTGCCGCCACAGTGAAGGTGGTAAGCCTACCCAGTGGATGTAATGTGATCCAGCCTGTTAATGCCGCCGTGGCCCCGAATCCCCAGACCATTCCCATCACCACTCTCCTTGTTAATCCTACTTCCTTCCCCTGTCCATTAAATCAGCCCCTCGTggcctcctccatctcccccttAATTGTTTCGAGCAATCCTCTGACACTTCCTGTACCATCTGTTCCTGAAGATAAGGTCCAAGTGAACTTGGATATTGCTGAAGAGAAAAATGCTCCTCAAAACCCTGACTCCACGTCAAATTCCCAGGAACTAACTCCTCTCTGTGCTACTGTCTTCTCCAAAGAGGATCCTAGGCCATGGTGTTCTTCATCAGGTATGGAAAGCCAAGAAACATCCtcagaatccagtgcctgtggctgGGCTATTGTGAAAACGGAAAACCAGGAAGCATCCTCAGAATCGAGTGCCTGTGGCTGGACAGGTGTGAAAATGGAAAGCCAGGAGGGATCTtcagaatccagtgcctgtgcCTGGACAGGTGTGAAAATAGAAAGCCAGGAGGGATCTtcagaatccagtgcctgtggctgGACAGGTGTGAAAATGGAAAGCCAGGAGGGATCTtcagaatccagtgcctgtggctgGACAGGTGTGAAAATGGAAAGCCAGGAGGGATCTtcagaatccagtgcctgtggctgGACAGGTGTGAAAATGGAAAGCCAGGAGGGATCTtcagaatccagtgcctgtgcCTGGACAGGTGTGAAAATGGAAAGCCAGGAGGGATCTtcagaatccagtgcctgtgcCTGGACAGGTGTGAAAATGGAAAGCCAGGAGGGATCTTCAGAATCCAGTGCCTGTACCTGGACAGGTGTGAAAACGGAAAGCCAGGAGGGATCTTCAGAATCCACTGCCTGTGGCTGGACAGGTGTGAAAATGGAAAGCCAGGAGGGATCTTCAGAATCCAGTGCCTATGGCTGGACAGGTGTGAAAATGGAAAGCCAGGAGGGATCTtcagaatccagtgcctgtgcCTGGACAGGTGTGAAAACGGAAAGCCAGGAGGGATCTtcagaatccagtgcctgtgcCTGGACAGGTGTGAAAATGGAAAGCCAGGAGGGATCTtcagaatccagtgcctgtggctgGACAGGTGTGAAAATGGAAAGCCAGGAGGGATCTTCAGAATCCAGTGCCTATGGCTGGACAGGTGTGAAAATGGAAAGCCAGGAGGGATCTTCAGAATCGAGTTCCTATGGCTGGACAGGTGTGAAAAATGAAGAGGATGGGCAAGCTTTAGAGTCATTGCCTTTGAGTCTCCAGTTATCTCTGAACTCCACATCGAAGGATTTAGAAGAAATGGTCAAGATGGAAGCTGAGGATCGTGTGGAGGAAATGTCCAGTACCTTCCCCGAGCAGGACATTGGTGAGAAAGTGAAAGAAGAATACTCTATGGAATTAGACCGTGGCTCCCCTCAGGAGAAGCCGAGTAGTGCTAGAGAGCGGAGGAGAGAAGCAGTGGTGCAGACAGAGGAGACCCGAGCAGCTTCGTCCCTTTCCGTGTCCCAAGAGCCGCCTGAAGAGGGGAGTCCAAGCGGAGAGGCAAGCAGAGGATTGCCCAGAGGTACTCCGTCCTCCGTGGAGCAGGAGACGGTGCTCAGCAGGCCTCCAGGGAAGGCTGAGGACTCGGCCATTGCTGACAGTCAGTCTGTAGGGACCCCGGCAGGACCAGACACTGGAGGAGAGAAAGACGggcctgaggaagaagaggaggaggactttGATGACCTCACCCAAGATGAAGAAGATGAACTGTCGTCGGCTTCGGAGGAGTCCGTGCTTTCTGTCCCGGAGCTCCAG GAGACTATGGAGAAACTGACTTGGCTGGCTTCTGAAAGGAGCATGAGTCAGGAGGGTGAGTCTGAGGAGGAGAACTCCCAAGAGGAGAACTCTGAgccagaagaagaagaggaagaggaggccgAAGGGATGGAAGCCTTGCAGAAGGAGGATGAAGTGAACGATGAAGCAGTTGGAGATGCTGCTGAGAAGCCCCCTTCTACCTCGGCCTCACCCAAGACTGCTCCAGAAGTGGAGAGCAGCATAAGCCCCGCAG GTGGGACTGTCCACATGCTGATATGCCCACATATGAGCACCTGGTGTGATGATATCATTGTGCCaaccccaccacatacacacagaacaaaTACAGGTGTATATAACAGCGTTTGTGCCTTAATGGACTTACATGGACCTGTCACATGTGTAGAGAGCAGCAATTACTGTGTTGAAAGTAGCTGTATTGGAGGTAACACTATACTTCATGAATTGTAA
- the LOC121830210 gene encoding synaptotagmin 1-like isoform X1, whose product MAEITNIRPSFGHTHAKCAEVRGRAGGAVFQHVEAASREHRVLRKTLDPVFDETFTFYGIPYSQLQDLVLHFLVLSFDHFSRDDVIGEVMVPLAGVDPSTGKVQLIRDIIKRNIQVRRKSVLGRDGRMDITDLRERWEVQTKAKQLTASAHKRQEPQLKH is encoded by the exons ATGGCTGAGATCACAAATATACGCCCCAGCTTTG GACACACACATGCTaagtgtgcagaggtcagagggcgtGCAGGAGGAGCTGTCTTCCAGCATGTGGAAGCAGCATCCAGGGAACACCGTGTGCTCCGCAAGACCCTGGACCCTGTATTCGATGAGACCTTCACCTTCTACGGCATCCCATACAGCCAGCTGCAGGACCTGGTGCTACATTTCCTCGTGCTCAGCTTTGATCACTTCTCTAGGGATGACGTCATTGGGGAGGTCATGGTGCCGCTGGCTGGAGTGGACCCCAGCACGGGCAAGGTTCAGCTGATCAGGGACATCATCAAGAGGAACATCCAGGTGAGGAGGAAGAGTGTGCTGGGGAGGGATGGCAGGATGGACATAACAGATCTCAGGGAAAGATGGGAGGTTCAGACGAAAGCCAAACAGCTCACAGCCTCAGCACACAAGAGGCAGGAACCACAACTAAAACACTGA
- the LOC121830210 gene encoding synaptotagmin-11-like isoform X2 has product MAEITNIRPSFGHTHAKCAEVRGRAGGAVFQHVEAASREHRVLRKTLDPVFDETFTFYGIPYSQLQDLVLHFLVLSFDHFSRDDVIGEVMVPLAGVDPSTGKVQLIRDIIKRNIQEPP; this is encoded by the exons ATGGCTGAGATCACAAATATACGCCCCAGCTTTG GACACACACATGCTaagtgtgcagaggtcagagggcgtGCAGGAGGAGCTGTCTTCCAGCATGTGGAAGCAGCATCCAGGGAACACCGTGTGCTCCGCAAGACCCTGGACCCTGTATTCGATGAGACCTTCACCTTCTACGGCATCCCATACAGCCAGCTGCAGGACCTGGTGCTACATTTCCTCGTGCTCAGCTTTGATCACTTCTCTAGGGATGACGTCATTGGGGAGGTCATGGTGCCGCTGGCTGGAGTGGACCCCAGCACGGGCAAGGTTCAGCTGATCAGGGACATCATCAAGAGGAACATCCAG GAACCGCcctag